The window GTATCACATCAACTTCAAGCCAAAAGTCTTTCACTTTCCCCCTCagccctcgcctccctctccttcttcagctgctcATAATCAGGCAGCCAAAGACTCAACACGGTAAACACCAACGCCAtagccaccatcaacacccaaaTCGAATACCCATGCAGCAACCACTGCGCCTTCACACTCAACGCATACAAACTCGCAAACAGAGCCGGAGAAAACGACCTCGTCCCGCTCACCACGGCCTGCGAAATCGACACCAACGTCCCAAGCATCCTCGCAACAGGAGCGACATCATTGACAGCAAGCTGAATAGCCGTAAACGACATACTCACCCCGCTCCCCAAGCAGAAAAACACCGGCGCACACACCCAAAACACCGTCACAAACTCCGGCCTCCCCGTCCTCAGCAACATGCTAAACACCGGCCCCAGCGCAAAGAAGAACGGATACGCCTTCGCACAAACCCTCATAACCCCATTCGTCCCAATCCTCGCCTGCAGCCTCGGGAAGATCGCCAGCATCCAAACCGCCTGACTCAACCCAGTAAGCCCCATCAACCACGAAATCTGCACCGGCGAgaacccaaacccccccaactccacctTGGTAAACCAAAACACCGGCAAGATGGCCGTGTAAGAGTAAgccagcaacatcacccacccattcaccaccaacacgaTCCCCACCCCGGGACTCCTCACCAACTGCCCAAccgtcatcctctccacctccctcttcccctccgtCCCCCTATCCAacgtctcctccacccaaacCCCTACCACCCCAGcacaccccaaccccatccccccaatCACCAAACTAGACAACAGATACGGATATCgttccatcaaccccccctcgAAAAACCCCGGCCACGTCCCCGCCGGCTcagccaacatcccccccatcaacgGCCCAAGCGAAATCCCCATATTATTCGCAATGCTAAACCACCCAAACGCCTTGGCCTGGTGGTTCCCGCTCCTCTGCCCGCACTGCTCCGCAATCATGGTCCTGATCGTCACCACGTTCCCCGCAAAGACACCCGCCGCGCACCGATAAACAATCATTTCTGTGATTGTTTTGGCAGTGCCAAACAGCATCGTCGCGAGGGAAACCCCTACTATGGAGGCGACAAGGACGGGTTTTCGACCAAAGGAGTCGGAGGCCCGGCCCCAGAAGATCATGACAAACAtttgggtgagggagaagagggattCGATCAAGCCCGAGTAGAAGCCTACGTCTGTGTCGGGGAGGGCGCCGTTTTCTTGGGCCATTTTGTTGATGTaggggaagatggagaagaaggctatGGGTTCGAGGAGGCGggcgaggcagaggaggaggatttgggaggctgggaaggggggttcggattcttcttctggggggtcattgttgatggttggggagggacCTGGGGGGAGGGCTGCGTCGCCTCctgttgatgggagggggaggaggaggggggtttgctccgttggtggtttgaggggtggtggtgatggttgttgttgcgatgatgaggaggagtagGTGGAGGAGAGTAGGCTCCTCATTTTGACGGTGAGCTTTAGCTGattgtgatggtggtaaGTGCTCAAGATGTTGTAAACGTAGGCGTGTTAAAGTAATGTAAGATCGAGTCGTGAGAAGAGCCGCACTAGGCGTATAAAACCTCGTCTTTCATAAATGgttttgtgtgtgtataTCGTTGCTGGCAAAGTTGCTCGACGTTCAGACGTCTTGTCTCATGTCGCAAAAGGCGTGATGTGTAAAGTTTTCGGTTTCATAGACAGCGCGTTTGCATTATATTACCCCGACCTCGGGCTTTTGGAATCCCTAAAACCAACCGATgagcaaaaggaaaaggattGGGAAAATGGGAAACTGTCGTGAAATGCATGTTCAACCATTGAAAGAGCGATAGCAAAAACCGCACTGGCCAATCCGGATGTTGTTGGTTCCCTTGCCCACATCGTCGATATGATTGGTCCGAATGGATATAAAAGcgggttttggttttggccTTGCCTCGACAAAAACGGACTTCTCACCGTTTGACCGTTCCAACTTCCATCGCAATGGCTGTACCTGCCCGAGTACATacatgaccaccacctcatgCTTCCTGTATCACCgaaagcctcctcctcaaggaGATAACTCGCATTCCATTGTCCAGCCAAGCAAGTCAGGTCCGTTCCTGCGCAAAAGGCcaaaccagcagcagcctgtGTTTTCCCAATATGGAAGGCAGTACAAGTACCAGAGAAACACAGTTCCAGAAAGGAAGGGTCCGACGTGACCTTGCAAGTtgaacacacacacacacacacacacacacacactcactcaCTTGTGTGATGTGAAGTGTTGTTCTGGTTCGTTCCATCTGGCAGTTTTGGTTGGTAATTTCTCCGAGAGGGCTTTGTGTGACGAACGAGCGCCACTTTCCATGCTTCGGGAATATCTCAGGTTTGTACTGCCGTAAGTCAGGTCATCCTGAaaccggtggtggtggtggtggtggtggtggtgatgatggtggtgaagagttGAGATTTGAATCGAGATATGCCTATTTATTAATGACCTCAAAGGTAATCTGTAAACTAGTTCgcacccaaaaaaaaaaaaaaaaaaagaaaaaaaaaaaaaagcgagGGTATAAATGTATCTCTGTCGTAAACCCTTTGAAATCCGTTCGTTAAACCCCCCAAAAGCACCTATCTAAACGCCGTGCTGTCTGCTATTCTCCGGTCGTGTCTTGACCACCCGTCCGTTTTTGCTTCTCCCTCTTGATGTCACAGAATATAGGACAGAAATGTAGAACAGAACCGCTGCTCATGAACCCCATTATTTTGAAGCCAGAATCCCTGCCATGCATGCAAACCCAAATCAAGAAGCAtaccccccccttccctgcACCCCCGAACTCAACCCAGCATACCCAGCATACCCCCTATTCCTCTGACTGGTATACCTCCACAACAGGCTCGCCCCCTTGAGcttcaacttcttcgccAAACCCCTCAGGTCATCCTCTGCCCCTCTCTTGGCCCCAGTCTTCtctggcttctcctcctcaggagCGGTGCTCTTATCCATAGCCCACACGAACCTCTTCCTAAACCGCCTCCAGTCATCATTCGTCGGCCGTGGATCGCAccactccccttcctccccaatctccccGAGGTCCCAGTCGTCTTTCTCCTCGTCGATTGGCAGCGGGTAGTACGACAGCTCGTTGTGGTGAGGccgtcggggttggtggttgatgtt is drawn from Podospora pseudocomata strain CBS 415.72m chromosome 1 map unlocalized CBS415.72m_1, whole genome shotgun sequence and contains these coding sequences:
- a CDS encoding uncharacterized protein (COG:S; EggNog:ENOG503NVHV) — translated: MRSLLSSTYSSSSSQQQPSPPPLKPPTEQTPLLLPLPSTGGDAALPPGPSPTINNDPPEEESEPPFPASQILLLCLARLLEPIAFFSIFPYINKMAQENGALPDTDVGFYSGLIESLFSLTQMFVMIFWGRASDSFGRKPVLVASIVGVSLATMLFGTAKTITEMIVYRCAAGVFAGNVVTIRTMIAEQCGQRSGNHQAKAFGWFSIANNMGISLGPLMGGMLAEPAGTWPGFFEGGLMERYPYLLSSLVIGGMGLGCAGVVGVWVEETLDRGTEGKREVERMTVGQLVRSPGVGIVLVVNGWVMLLAYSYTAILPVFWFTKVELGGFGFSPVQISWLMGLTGLSQAVWMLAIFPRLQARIGTNGVMRVCAKAYPFFFALGPVFSMLLRTGRPEFVTVFWVCAPVFFCLGSGVSMSFTAIQLAVNDVAPVARMLGTLVSISQAVVSGTRSFSPALFASLYALSVKAQWLLHGYSIWVLMVAMALVFTVLSLWLPDYEQLKKEREARAEGESERLLA